The Streptomyces sp. NBC_01353 genome contains a region encoding:
- a CDS encoding SpoIIE family protein phosphatase, producing the protein MDAPVPALGEVPEDPFALHNAASAVLDVHGRVVGWSKRAQALLGYPPQEALGRAAVDFLVDARDLEGVQDAVAACVHDQGWYGVLPILHRSGRRVELGFRARTVTRAGSGHEWFLVAAPAEEVVQWETDRSVLDGLFRRSPIGLSVHAPDLSILRVNRAVARFAQLPAAEVRGRRTGDFLIGPDVETIETRLRRVLETGEPLIFTEQPCRLRHDPGHERVVSVSAFRMEDPSGGILGVTQLVEDVTDRYRARRRLALLNRASARIGTTLDLGQTTRELAGIAVPDLADAVSVDLLEPVADGEERAEGPAAEAVGLVRRMAVHSVMARALEVMYPAGEVFLFDPRTPQARCLAERQPILEPVLQSSPGWYFQDRERAERALSLGAHSLIVVPLTARGVLLGLLSLWRAKRPEPFEEDDLTLAEEFASRAAVCIDNARRYTEQHRAALTLQRSLLPRELPEHSAVEVAHHYLPADPATGVGGDWFDVIPLSGARVALVVGDVVGHGLHAAATMGRLRTAVHTLANLDYAPDEVLSHLDDLVSRLADEQEPADGGRQIVGATCLYAVYDPTTRRCTLARAGHLPPAVVTPDGRVSLPDLPAGPPLGLGGLPFEAAELELAEGSLLALYTDGLVEARGRDLDEGLERLREALSRPGRSLEDTCTAVQDALLPERPRDDVALLLARTRVLAPERVASWELPAKPTTAARARELTMATLTKWGLEEMGFTAELVVSELVTNAYRYGGGASVTLRLIRDRSLIFEVSDSSSTAPHLRRARTTDEGGRGLFLVAQLTERWGTRYTRDSKTVWTELPLPTTPGQTPRLP; encoded by the coding sequence ATGGACGCACCGGTGCCAGCGCTCGGCGAGGTGCCCGAGGACCCGTTCGCGCTGCACAACGCGGCCTCGGCGGTACTGGACGTCCACGGCAGGGTCGTCGGCTGGAGCAAGCGCGCACAGGCGCTGCTCGGCTACCCGCCCCAGGAAGCGCTCGGCCGAGCGGCGGTCGACTTCCTCGTCGACGCCCGCGACCTCGAGGGGGTCCAGGACGCGGTGGCCGCATGCGTGCACGACCAGGGCTGGTACGGCGTCCTGCCCATCCTGCACCGCAGTGGTCGGCGGGTGGAGCTGGGCTTCCGCGCCCGCACCGTCACCCGCGCCGGCTCCGGCCACGAGTGGTTCCTCGTCGCCGCGCCGGCCGAGGAGGTGGTCCAGTGGGAGACGGACCGGTCGGTCCTGGACGGCCTGTTCCGGCGCTCTCCGATCGGTCTGTCCGTCCACGCCCCCGACCTGAGCATCCTCCGGGTCAACCGAGCGGTGGCCCGGTTCGCGCAGCTTCCGGCGGCGGAGGTCCGGGGCCGCCGCACCGGCGACTTCCTGATCGGTCCCGACGTGGAGACCATCGAGACACGGCTGCGGCGGGTGCTGGAGACGGGCGAGCCGTTGATCTTCACCGAGCAGCCCTGCCGTCTGCGGCACGACCCCGGCCACGAACGGGTCGTGTCGGTGTCGGCGTTCCGGATGGAGGACCCCTCGGGCGGAATCCTCGGAGTCACCCAATTGGTGGAGGACGTCACCGATCGCTACCGGGCCCGGCGCCGGCTGGCCCTGCTCAACCGGGCGAGCGCCCGCATCGGAACCACGCTGGATCTCGGCCAGACCACCCGGGAACTGGCCGGCATCGCGGTCCCCGACCTCGCCGACGCCGTATCGGTCGATCTCCTGGAGCCGGTGGCCGACGGCGAGGAACGCGCCGAGGGGCCTGCTGCGGAGGCGGTCGGACTCGTCCGCAGGATGGCCGTCCACTCGGTCATGGCGCGGGCACTGGAGGTGATGTACCCCGCCGGAGAGGTCTTCCTCTTCGACCCTCGGACCCCGCAGGCCAGGTGTCTCGCCGAGCGGCAGCCCATCCTCGAACCGGTGCTTCAGAGCAGCCCCGGCTGGTACTTCCAGGACCGGGAGCGCGCGGAGCGGGCCCTCAGCCTGGGCGCGCACTCACTGATCGTCGTACCTCTGACCGCCCGCGGCGTGCTCCTCGGCCTGCTCAGCCTGTGGCGGGCCAAGCGGCCCGAGCCGTTCGAGGAGGACGACCTCACGCTCGCCGAGGAGTTCGCTTCGCGCGCCGCCGTCTGCATCGACAACGCCCGTCGCTACACAGAGCAGCACCGGGCGGCTCTGACCCTGCAGCGCAGCCTGCTGCCACGAGAACTACCTGAACACAGCGCGGTCGAGGTCGCCCACCATTACCTTCCAGCCGATCCCGCCACCGGGGTCGGCGGCGACTGGTTCGACGTGATCCCGCTCTCCGGGGCCCGGGTCGCCCTCGTCGTCGGCGATGTCGTCGGCCACGGTCTGCACGCCGCGGCCACTATGGGTCGCTTGCGTACAGCTGTGCATACGCTGGCCAACCTCGACTACGCACCGGACGAGGTCCTCTCGCACCTGGACGACCTGGTCAGCCGCCTGGCCGATGAGCAGGAGCCGGCCGACGGGGGCCGGCAGATCGTCGGCGCGACCTGCCTCTACGCGGTCTACGATCCCACCACCCGGCGCTGCACCCTGGCCCGCGCGGGCCACCTGCCGCCCGCGGTGGTGACTCCCGACGGCCGAGTGAGCCTGCCCGACCTGCCCGCGGGGCCGCCGCTGGGCCTGGGCGGACTGCCGTTCGAGGCCGCCGAACTGGAACTCGCCGAGGGCAGCCTGCTGGCGCTGTACACAGACGGGCTCGTCGAGGCCCGTGGCCGCGACCTCGACGAGGGACTGGAGCGGCTGCGAGAAGCGCTGTCCCGGCCCGGCCGATCACTGGAGGACACCTGCACGGCCGTGCAGGACGCCCTACTGCCCGAGCGCCCGCGTGATGACGTCGCACTGCTCCTCGCCCGTACCCGCGTGCTGGCACCGGAGAGGGTCGCCTCCTGGGAACTGCCCGCAAAGCCGACCACCGCCGCTCGGGCACGGGAACTCACGATGGCCACGCTGACCAAGTGGGGCCTGGAGGAGATGGGCTTCACCGCCGAACTGGTCGTCAGCGAGCTGGTCACCAACGCCTACCGGTACGGCGGCGGGGCGTCGGTGACCTTGCGACTCATCCGCGACCGCAGCCTGATCTTCGAGGTCTCCGACAGCAGCAGCACCGCCCCGCACCTGCGGCGGGCGCGCACCACGGACGAGGGCGGGCGCGGTCTCTTCCTGGTGGCCCAGCTCACCGAACGGTGGGGCACTCGCTACACGCGGGACAGCAAGACCGTCTGGACAGAGCTGCCCCTGCCCACCACACCGGGGCAAACTCCGCGGCTGCCCTGA
- a CDS encoding SDR family oxidoreductase codes for MAAMELKDAGVVVTGAGSGIGAALARRFAAEGARLVINDLDAEAAARVADEVGGLAVPGDAGAEESVAALIAAARDHLGEIDLYCANAGIEPGGSEQAPEEVWESVWQVNVMGHVRASRHLIGPWLERGRGRLIATVSAAGLLTHLESAPYSVSKHGALAFAEWLSANYGERGVTVQVVCPLGVRTEMYEQSDTAAKEVLGGSVLDPEDVADEVMEGLADGRFLILPHAEVRDHYAFRATDTDRWLRGMRRLRGRIDDVAAS; via the coding sequence ATGGCAGCAATGGAGCTCAAGGACGCGGGGGTCGTGGTCACCGGAGCCGGGTCGGGCATCGGAGCGGCGCTCGCCCGCCGCTTCGCCGCCGAGGGCGCCCGGCTCGTGATCAACGACCTGGACGCCGAAGCCGCCGCCCGGGTGGCCGACGAGGTCGGCGGGCTCGCCGTACCGGGTGACGCGGGGGCCGAGGAGAGCGTGGCCGCCCTCATCGCCGCGGCGCGCGACCACCTCGGCGAGATCGACCTGTACTGCGCGAACGCCGGGATCGAGCCCGGCGGCTCGGAGCAAGCCCCGGAGGAGGTGTGGGAAAGCGTCTGGCAGGTCAACGTCATGGGCCATGTCCGAGCCTCCCGCCATCTGATCGGACCGTGGCTGGAGCGCGGCCGCGGCCGGCTGATCGCCACCGTCTCCGCGGCCGGTCTGCTCACCCACCTCGAATCGGCCCCCTACTCCGTGTCCAAGCACGGTGCGCTGGCCTTCGCCGAGTGGCTGTCGGCCAATTACGGCGAGAGGGGCGTCACGGTCCAGGTCGTGTGCCCGCTGGGTGTGCGTACGGAGATGTACGAGCAGTCGGACACCGCTGCGAAGGAGGTGCTCGGCGGCTCGGTGCTCGACCCGGAGGACGTGGCCGACGAGGTGATGGAGGGGCTCGCGGACGGGCGCTTCCTGATCCTTCCCCACGCGGAGGTACGCGACCACTATGCCTTCCGCGCGACCGACACCGACCGGTGGCTGCGCGGGATGCGGCGCCTGCGCGGGCGTATCGACGACGTCGCCGCAAGCTGA
- a CDS encoding VOC family protein, producing the protein MPSLLNPYISFDGDARQAMEFYREVFGGTLTANTYGDFGQKEPGDAADKIMHSMLTTDSGFTLMGADNPPGGEHKPGNNMSVSVSGEDAHELRGYWDKLSGSGTVSVPLEKQMWGDVFGMCTDRFGITWLVNINQQQA; encoded by the coding sequence GTGCCCTCTCTGCTCAACCCTTACATCTCCTTCGACGGCGACGCCCGGCAGGCCATGGAGTTCTACCGGGAGGTCTTCGGCGGCACCCTGACCGCGAATACATACGGCGACTTCGGCCAGAAGGAGCCCGGCGACGCCGCCGACAAGATCATGCACAGCATGCTCACGACTGACAGCGGGTTCACTCTCATGGGTGCCGACAACCCGCCTGGTGGGGAGCACAAGCCCGGGAACAACATGTCAGTGAGCGTGAGCGGCGAGGACGCCCACGAATTGCGCGGCTACTGGGACAAGCTTTCCGGCAGCGGCACGGTCTCGGTCCCACTGGAGAAGCAGATGTGGGGCGACGTGTTCGGCATGTGCACGGACCGCTTCGGCATCACCTGGCTGGTCAACATCAACCAGCAGCAAGCCTGA
- a CDS encoding NADP-dependent oxidoreductase, producing MSRINRQVRLAARPVGEPRPSDWEHTEEPVGDPGEGEFLVRVKYLSIDPAMRGWMNDAKSYIKPVGIGEVMRAGAVGEVIASRHPRFAVGDHVAGAFGVQEYCLSDGRGVTSADPELAPLPVHLGTLGMSGMTAYFGLLDIGRPEAGQTVVVSGAAGAVGSVVGQIAKIKGCRVIGIAGGERKCRALVDDLGFDAAIDYQSEDVRKALREHAPDGVDVYFDNVGGDILDAVLTRLARGARIVVCGAISQYNNTEPIKGPSNYLSLLVNRATMTGMVVFDYADRYAEGVRQLAEWRAEGWLTSVEDVVDGGVSAFPDTLLKLFRGENHGKLVLAVAGE from the coding sequence ATGAGCCGCATCAACCGTCAAGTGCGCCTAGCCGCGCGTCCCGTCGGAGAGCCCCGCCCCAGCGACTGGGAGCACACCGAGGAGCCGGTCGGCGATCCAGGCGAGGGGGAGTTCCTGGTCCGGGTGAAGTACCTGTCGATCGACCCCGCGATGCGTGGCTGGATGAACGACGCCAAGTCGTACATCAAGCCAGTCGGCATCGGCGAGGTCATGCGCGCGGGCGCGGTCGGCGAGGTCATCGCTTCCCGGCACCCCCGCTTCGCGGTCGGCGACCATGTCGCCGGCGCCTTTGGCGTCCAGGAGTACTGCCTGTCCGACGGGCGGGGCGTCACCTCGGCCGACCCGGAGCTCGCTCCCCTGCCGGTTCACCTCGGCACGCTCGGCATGTCTGGCATGACGGCGTACTTCGGGCTGCTCGACATCGGCCGTCCCGAGGCGGGGCAGACCGTCGTGGTCTCCGGTGCGGCGGGCGCGGTCGGCAGCGTGGTCGGCCAGATCGCCAAGATCAAGGGCTGCCGGGTCATCGGTATCGCGGGCGGCGAGCGTAAGTGCCGTGCGCTGGTCGACGACCTCGGCTTCGACGCGGCGATCGACTACCAGTCGGAGGATGTGCGCAAGGCCCTGCGCGAGCACGCCCCCGACGGTGTGGACGTCTACTTCGACAACGTCGGCGGCGACATCCTGGACGCGGTGCTGACCCGCCTCGCCCGCGGCGCCCGGATCGTCGTCTGTGGCGCGATCTCCCAGTACAACAACACCGAACCGATCAAGGGCCCGAGCAATTACCTGTCGCTGCTCGTGAACCGCGCGACGATGACCGGCATGGTCGTCTTCGACTACGCCGACCGCTACGCCGAGGGCGTCAGGCAGCTGGCCGAGTGGCGCGCCGAGGGCTGGCTCACGTCCGTGGAGGACGTGGTGGACGGCGGGGTGAGCGCCTTCCCGGACACGCTGCTCAAGCTCTTCCGCGGCGAGAATCACGGCAAGCTCGTGCTCGCCGTCGCAGGGGAGTGA
- a CDS encoding winged helix DNA-binding domain-containing protein, whose product MPSKTTNPVLSTRALGRATLARQLLLAPAAMSAEDAVSHLLGLQAQNTKPPYYALAARLDGFRPEHLSELMASRRVARIVTMRSTIHTHTAADVFTLRPLVQPARSREIGIFRKGLVGVDLDRLAALARELVEERPRTPKEIREALLVEWPDADPQSLGVAARCLLPLVQVTPRGLWRRSGQVCLTTAETWFGRPAAAAPAPAAAALDEPAPANPGPAAAPAHSVLDDTVLRYLAAFGPASVKDMQTWCGLTRLRDAFERLRPVLVTFQDEHGVELFDLPDAPRPDEDTPAPPRFLPEFDNLLLSHANRSRVVAAEARNRTWKGNQAYCVFLLDGFLAGLWRLEETKERTTMTVQPFGRTTKAQRAELEEEAERMLGVMAQPGVPYEVGFGIVDE is encoded by the coding sequence ATGCCCTCCAAGACGACGAACCCGGTCCTCTCCACCCGCGCCCTGGGTCGCGCCACGCTGGCCCGCCAGCTTCTTCTGGCCCCTGCCGCGATGTCCGCCGAGGACGCCGTCTCGCACCTCCTCGGACTCCAGGCGCAGAACACCAAGCCGCCGTACTACGCGCTCGCCGCCCGCCTCGACGGCTTCCGGCCCGAGCACCTCTCCGAGCTCATGGCATCCCGCCGGGTCGCCCGCATCGTCACCATGCGCTCCACCATCCACACCCACACCGCAGCGGACGTGTTCACCCTGCGGCCCCTGGTCCAGCCCGCCCGCTCCCGCGAGATCGGCATCTTCCGGAAGGGCCTCGTCGGCGTCGACCTGGACCGGCTCGCCGCCCTGGCCCGCGAGCTCGTCGAGGAGCGGCCCCGTACCCCGAAGGAGATCCGCGAAGCCCTCCTCGTGGAGTGGCCGGACGCCGACCCCCAGTCCCTCGGCGTCGCCGCGCGCTGCCTGCTGCCCCTCGTCCAGGTCACCCCTCGCGGTCTGTGGCGCAGGAGCGGGCAGGTCTGCCTGACCACCGCCGAGACCTGGTTCGGCCGGCCCGCCGCAGCCGCCCCCGCCCCCGCCGCAGCCGCCCTGGACGAGCCCGCCCCCGCCAATCCCGGCCCCGCAGCCGCCCCCGCCCATTCCGTCCTTGACGACACCGTCCTGCGCTATCTCGCCGCCTTCGGCCCCGCCTCCGTCAAGGACATGCAGACCTGGTGCGGACTCACCCGCCTCCGCGACGCCTTCGAGCGCCTGCGGCCCGTGCTCGTCACCTTCCAGGACGAGCACGGCGTCGAACTCTTCGACCTGCCCGACGCCCCGCGCCCCGACGAGGACACCCCGGCCCCGCCGCGCTTCCTCCCCGAGTTCGACAACCTGCTTCTGTCGCACGCCAACCGCAGCCGCGTCGTCGCCGCCGAGGCCCGCAACCGCACCTGGAAGGGCAACCAGGCGTACTGCGTCTTCCTCCTCGACGGGTTCCTCGCAGGACTGTGGCGCCTGGAGGAGACCAAGGAGCGCACCACGATGACCGTCCAGCCCTTCGGCCGTACGACCAAGGCCCAGCGCGCCGAGCTGGAGGAGGAGGCCGAGCGGATGCTGGGGGTGATGGCTCAGCCGGGCGTTCCGTACGAGGTCGGCTTCGGGATCGTCGACGAGTAG
- a CDS encoding magnesium and cobalt transport protein CorA: protein MSERRPRAAWRRQPEPPATPPEPDPTGPESVPADRPSVVQATLYRDGRRVASPATLAETFRRLREYPDGMAWIGLHRPTESELHSLAGEFDLHELAVEDALEAHQRPKLERYGDTLFVVLRAARYLDAQEEVDFGELHIFVGQDFVITVRHGAAPDLSAVRHRMEENPDLLALGPEAVLYAILDAVVDGYAPVVAGVQNDIDEIETEVFGGDPAVSRRIYELSREMVEFQRATRPLVGMLHGLMAGFAKYGTDEELQRYLRDVADHVTHTSERVDGFRQALTEILTVNATLVTQQQNAEMRALAEAGFEQNEEIKKISSWAAILFAPTLVGTIYGMNFDAMPELDWAFGYPFAIMLMAVVCTSLYFVFKRRDWL from the coding sequence ATGTCGGAGCGCCGCCCTCGCGCAGCCTGGCGCCGCCAGCCGGAACCGCCGGCCACGCCGCCGGAGCCGGATCCGACCGGGCCTGAATCCGTACCTGCCGATCGGCCGAGCGTGGTGCAGGCGACCCTCTACCGGGACGGCCGCCGGGTCGCCTCCCCCGCCACGCTGGCCGAGACGTTCCGCCGGCTGCGCGAGTACCCGGACGGCATGGCGTGGATCGGCCTGCACCGCCCGACCGAGTCCGAACTCCACTCGCTGGCAGGCGAGTTCGACCTGCACGAGCTGGCCGTGGAGGACGCGCTCGAGGCGCACCAGCGCCCGAAGCTGGAACGTTACGGCGACACTCTCTTCGTCGTGCTGCGCGCGGCCCGCTATCTGGACGCCCAGGAGGAGGTGGACTTCGGCGAGCTCCACATCTTCGTGGGCCAGGACTTCGTGATCACGGTCCGCCACGGCGCGGCTCCGGACCTCTCGGCGGTCCGCCACCGGATGGAGGAGAACCCCGACCTCCTGGCACTGGGCCCGGAGGCGGTCCTGTACGCGATCCTCGACGCGGTGGTCGACGGCTACGCCCCGGTGGTCGCGGGCGTCCAGAACGACATCGACGAGATCGAGACCGAGGTCTTCGGCGGCGACCCGGCGGTCTCCCGCCGCATCTACGAACTCTCCCGAGAAATGGTCGAGTTCCAACGCGCCACCCGCCCCTTGGTGGGCATGTTGCACGGCCTGATGGCAGGCTTCGCCAAATACGGCACGGACGAGGAACTCCAGCGCTACCTCCGCGACGTGGCCGACCACGTCACCCACACCAGCGAACGCGTGGACGGCTTCCGCCAGGCCCTGACGGAAATCCTGACGGTGAACGCGACCCTGGTGACGCAGCAACAGAACGCGGAGATGCGGGCGCTGGCGGAGGCGGGCTTCGAACAGAACGAGGAGATCAAGAAGATCTCCTCCTGGGCGGCCATTCTGTTCGCACCCACGTTGGTGGGAACGATCTACGGGATGAACTTCGACGCGATGCCGGAACTGGACTGGGCCTTCGGCTATCCGTTCGCGATCATGCTGATGGCCGTGGTCTGCACGAGCCTGTACTTCGTCTTCAAGCGGCGGGACTGGCTGTAG